The following DNA comes from Camelina sativa cultivar DH55 chromosome 14, Cs, whole genome shotgun sequence.
ATCCTAATTTGAAAACAcggaaatagaaaataataataataatcaacaaaataataatatttcaaaataaattaagagtTGTGGGTTGAAAGCCCAACacaataatatttcaaaataaattaagagtTGTGGGttgaaagcccaaaataataataagaaagcCCAACACAAAAGAGAGTGGCAAAGATGTGTAAGGGAAGTGTAACTTGTGGTCCGTCTTAATTTCCGATGAGATCTGTCTCTATCTCCTCCGCCGCCTGTGAGAGCCGCATCGATTCGACGCACGCTCATGCAGAAGAATAAAATTGTTCAAAAAGGAGAGAGACATTGACATCGAATCCTGGGGGATTGGTAAAgctctaaggaagaaggatttgATCGGATCATTTCGTGAGGTACTTCACTTCACTgtaatttatgttattattttctttgatttttgagtttgagatttttttttgaataaatccGTAATACGTATTTTATgtttgagattttttattttattttattgcaaTTTGCAAACTACCAATTTCGTTAATGGaagttttccttcttttttttttttttttttcgattttccTAGCTCAGCTCGTGTGTgtctatatatattctaaagCCTCAATTCGTCTGTGTTGAACAGTTAGAGACAGAGAGACAAGACAATGTTGAAAAGAGACCGCTCGAGTGTTGGATCGGAAAGAGATGGCTCGAGGGGTTTGGTATTGAAAAGGCATCGGTCCAGTTTGGTGGAGTTGGTGGTACCACACGATGTTGTAGAGCTCATCCTCGAGAGGCTTCCTGTGGAGTCTCTGGTGAGGTTCAAGTCTGTATCCAAGAGCTGGAAGTCCACTATCGAGTCCCACCTTTTCCAGGAGCGACAGTTCATCCGTCGTATGCAGTCCCGAGGTCCAGACGTTCTTTCAGTGTTCCTAAGTTTCTCTGGTACTAGTGATGTTGATGTTCCGAATACAGTTGATGAAAGAATTGTGTTGGGGTCATCCGTAGCTTGTACGTTCAGGTTCCCTGTTACGGGCAGCATGATCTGCCATGGTAGTTGTGACGGTCTTCTATGCACCTACTGTGTTTACACACCGAGTGTCGTGGTGAATCCCGCCACCGGATGGCATCAGACTTTTCCTCTTTCCAACTTGCAGAAGTTCCTCGCCGACAGGTATGATAAACATGATTATGTCTACGCAACTCCTAGGCTTGGATTTGGTAAAGACAAACTCAAGGGAACGTATAAGCCGGTTTGGTTATATAATCCATCCGACTTTGGCGGCCTCGACAGCAACGTCACCACCACCACTTGTGAAGTTTTCGATTTTAGCACCAATGCTTGGAGGTACGTCCACCCTGCTTCTCCTTACCGGGTAAATAATTACCATTATCCAGTGTATTTAGATGGGTCACTTCATTGGCTCACCGAGTGTGAAGAACCCAAGGTGTTATCTTTCGATCTTCACACCGAAACGTTTCAAGTTATCTCCAAAGCTCCCATTTCCCCTGAACGTGACGAACCTTACAAAGTTATCATGTGCATCCTCGATAATCGTTTGTGTGTATGCGAGAGAAAGGGGCTAACCCAAGTTATATGGTCGTTcgatgattcttcttctggcGGCAACAAGACATGGAAGAAATTGTATTCGCTAGATCTCACAGGAACTCTCTTTTGGTTTCACGAACTCAACTTCCCGCTGGCGCCAATAGCAATTTTGGACAAGAATAAGATATTGCTTCAAGGTCGTGATTGCTTGGAGCAACCGATGATACATGATCTCCATGCCAACTCTTATGAGTTACTCTTCGGACCTGAAACCAGTGGATATCCTGTTTATTATTACCAAAGCTTATTCTCTGCTTTATCAACATAATtaatttgtctttcttcttttcttctttcgaACCAATGAAcctttgtaatttaaaattcttTGCATTTCTATTGAACGGTGATTTTTTGgcaaaattatatatctgttACTGGTGCTTTAGTAAGTCAGTAAGataccaataaataatattctGAGAATTAGAGTTGTATTGGAACAATGGTTGTGCTCTTCTGCTTCCAACAGcaatctatataaattaaagacaCAAGATTGCATAAGTAGTGTCCATGATGTCGACGTTAACTGATCTTCTGAGACTAAAGTTGCTTACATTTGGTTAGAAAGTGTACTCTTATACGATGATTAACATTTCGtgtcatttattaaaaatagaaatcacaAACATGATACATTATGTTAtgatatttataaagtttatccTCGTTATTAAAAGTAGGGGTTACCTGTTCTTCTTTATTCTCTAACTGTTGTGGAAAAATAGAAGTATGatgaaaatctttttttttgttttgttttgttttgttttctgggtcgtgtgtgaaaaaaaaataaaagaacaaaaaaaaaacattctgtTTTGGTGTTGTATTGTTCAATTCAAAGAATACGTTTGTTTCTGGTTGAGATAAACCAATGTTTTGTTGCTATGAATTGACAAATGcaagaaatttttgtttgaagtaCCAAAATCCCCCTTCTCGGTCTAGCTCTTAGCAATATCTGTAATTAGAAACCCAGACGTGTTTACAATAGTGCAAAATCCCTCAGTCGACACACAACTCTGAAAGAAGCTCTCAAAACTGCTTCTTTTGCTCCGCTTATCtacatttaaaaagaaaagaaaagatgaatgtagaaaacaaaacatagataaacgcaacaaagattttaaaagaagaaatgcAATATAAGTTACCTTCACCAGGTAGTAATCTTTAGATGTCATCTTTGACACTGTGATGAAAGAACCAGTAGATTTACTCCAATCCTCAACTGAGACATCATCAATGCAACTCACGCTAACATTATTGACAAGAATGGTGACTTCATGATTCCTAGCATCGGTTGTCATACACAAATGAATGAGGCTACGGGTGATGAATATCCCTGAACATTCTGCATAATAAACGCAAACACACTTAGCAAGCCAGTGATAACAAGGAAAAAATTGATGATGACTCAATGCCACAGTGGTACCTCGAACGAAGCTATGGTCACAACTTGGTATCCAGGCATTAAAGGAGAAGTGGTTACATTGGCACCAGTGTCAGCCAAGATGGCTTTGATGGTTGCTCTGCCTTTGCCAATAACAAGGCCTACTCGCTGAGTTTTGCACATAAGTTGGATAGTTACAGTACCCATTTGAACCTGCAGCATATATGTGAATTATGCTAAATTAAAACCTGAACTACATTCTTTCAAATAATGACATAAGAAGAACTTACCAAGGAAGGAGATAGTTGGTAATCCGGGGCCATAGTCACAGTGACTGAAGAATCAACAATTGTCGCTCCCTTAAgagaattacaaaattattagtCATCACTCAAAAGGAAGTTAATAGCATGTAGAGGAACTGATACAGGCTGAGAAGTGAAATTACCGAGAAATTAACTGCTTCTTTAGCTCCTTGCAAGTCCCGAAAAGTGATATATGCGACTTTAGTCTCCCTGCATAAAAAAGAGTTAAGATTCTGACTATTTTAATTAAGAgcagaaacttttaaaaattaaagaactaTAGAGAGTTAAGATtccaaacctatgcatctcaaTATACATGATAGAACCAGCCAGGAAGAATACGTTTTGGAGGTCTCCCTCTGTTGCTCCTACGGAGACATGGCTTACTTTGACAGTAGTCATCTGtcaaaggaagagagagagagagagagagaatctgtGAGACTTATACCTTTCTTTTAGCTTTTTCAAGTTTGAAGACATATTAACAATGACGTAAACACACAATCTCTTGAAGCAACCAAACTTAATAAATTCATACCGTTGAAGCTAAAGCCTGATAGTCTGGAGCCATAGTGACAATGATTGGAGAATCAACAATCATTTTTCCGGAGAAACCAAGTGCGTTTTGAGCTCCTTGCAAGTCCCTAAAACTGATAAATGCCACTTGAGTCTCCCTGCacaaaaaaagagttaagattctaactaatttaattaagagctaaaagcttttaaaaagaACCAAACCTTTGCATCTCTATGTACACAATAGATCCTGCCAAGAAAAAAACCTCGTCGAGGTCTCCCGCTGTTGCTCCACTAGAAAGGTTGCTCACTTTTACAGTAACAGTAGACATCTGcaaagtaagagagagagagagatatacaaAAAGTCTTTCTTGATTCtttatcatgaaaaaaaaaaaaaaaaaaaaatgacagtAAACACACAATCTCTTGAAGCAACCAAACGGACTTCATAAACACATTAGTCGTGCAATGAATCAATCAAAAACCCAGTGGTCGTGCAATGAATGAAGAGAATACGAGATGTATACGCATGATTCCGACTAATTCTCCCAAACCCAAATTAACAATATCGAATTCTAAATTAGAGATACAAAGATCAAGACTTTCCCATACAAATTCAATCCCCAACCCAACACGCAGAATCTATACAATAACCCTAAATTGAATTCATCAAAGATGAAACCCTAAATTGAATGCATCAACCATGatagaataacaaaaaaaaaaagaaaccgagTTGCAGACAGTGAATTGaattacaaaaccctaatttaacatgAAACAGAACAGATGAGAAAGGATTTAGATTCGAATTTACCCTCTTTTGCTTGGATGAAAGTAAGATTGATCGACTCCTTTTGTTTGGGATTAGGAATGATTttgcagagagaaaaaaaaagagagatagagagtgATGTTGCTTTTTAAGGATCCAACGGTCAATGCCACGTAAGAAGAATTAAGAGAGAGCGAGggatgtttttactttttttaagtttcaaatAATCTTTTTCCGCGTCGGATACCCCAACGTTCActtgtcaaaaacaaaaaatatgacttTTGTGCGGGACAAATGtcattttaatctttttttctttaataaactCTTCCTGTGTACATATAATTATTAAGTAGGTAGAATTGATTTGGTTAAAAAGGGTATCCTGAGCAATCGCAATAATCGGGTTCATTGATATTCCTGGTAAAGTTACTTGcaatcttctttaatttctaagTGGAAATTTATGTATGTgctgtaaaaaacaaaacaaaaaaaatgctcAATACATTTTGAGAGTTACCGTGTACTTTCTAGTTAAATTGAGAAATGAGTTGGAggtctaaaccctaaataatgAAATACATAACCATATCATTTACACCAAGGTGCAGAATTCAATCTGTAttgagttttatttggtttccttATAAGAATAACGTTAACCTTACAGTTGATCAGAATATTATATAATGTCAGCGGTTCTTGTAACACTTCTTCTTATATAACATTCAACACCAACTGATGCTAGTTTGTTTTAAGTTAACAACACTATTTAACCAAATGAAGATAAGTAAGTAGATAACCATACTTTGTATCTAGTATCTACTTCCCTAAATTTAAGAATATCAAATATTGTCAGTTTATCTTTTTCTACTAGGCACAGCAAACTCTTCAACTTTTACACCCAAAAGGTCATTTCAAAAAGTCACATCTTTCAgctattaaatagtttaatattttaggtCATTTAGATAGcttcagtaattttttttttagttgctCATTAATTCTTAACTTCttttctaactaaaaatatcaatttgCAGAATAAAGTCTTTGCACCTTCTCTTTTCAACATCTGGAGGGTGTGTAACTAATGTATTTCCTATTTACTAGATAATGAAGTCATACACTTACACACAAACTTGGACATATGTTTTCACGTcatttagttttaagttttaagtacTATGAATTTTTCTTACTTCAAAACTTGGGAACAAGAAAGAGCGACGGgcataattaattagttattgcCATCTATGATTTTTCATGGTACTGTTCACAATCCGAAAATCgaataatttggttttatagTAGACTGATAATACAGATTTTTATTAGACACTTCAGTTTTTTGGGCGTTtaggatttgtaaattaatGTTCCTGAAAGAATCCTAGATGTAATCACTAGCTACTATGGAAGTTGTTATTGTCAATCAAATTAAAGTAGAAGTAAACTCAATAACATTACATACGGAGTTTACAGAATAAATCAAACATTCTTTAAGTTTCAACCCCTTTCGTCTGTTATTTTTTGGACAAGTTAGTTGTCCTTTTCTTAGATTCAAAATAGAGATTTGTTTAGGAACAATGGAACTAAAATTTTGGGGATTAGCATTATCAAAAGGGGGTATATAGAAATGGAAAAGCATATGGGTTTCGTATGGAACGGAACAAAAAGCATTCAGATATGAATGGTCTCTCTCATATACCACAACTCAGTTCTATTAAGAGACATGAGAGGTATGTGAGAGTGATGGGATCAAAAAAGTGGGTCTTCAGTTATTCAATTTCACAAGTAATATTAAAACTTTGCATATGTATTAGATttcttataaaaccttttttagattttaaccTCCAAGGTGGTGTTGGAGTAAAGAATTGGGAGCAAGTGCGTTGGGTGGACAACTGAAAAAAGCATTGACTTACATTTTTATTTGGCTAAGGACCGCTTTATAACTTGAGAGAAACATAACATATCAACACTCTTTCTTTTATACGTCAAGATCCAAACCCgcttttctctatatttttcattttattatatgttcCCATCCATGATGACTAGATATCATATCCTAGTTCATGCTTTGGAATTAGAAAGCCTTATAggcaaaaaaaactttcatcTGCTAATTCGCAAGACTTTAACAATATGTGTTTACAAGCGCTGCACGGGTGACTACTAAACATTTTTGTCGAAGGATTATAGTTTTGACCCACACAAAACTGCATCGCtgataaacattttttttctactaaTGTCTTCTCTAACGTGCATACTTATGACTCATCTTCTATCTTAGCTTAGAAGGAATAGTTATTAGAATCACTCTAGATCTTCTTGCTTGATATCAGCACatccatttcatttcattttcatgGAAGGTGTTGGGCCTAagcctttgtttttcttttctttttgggtatTTACCTTTTTCTAGCAGTTTCTGCGAAATAACCTAATAATCCCggtaataatagtaataaaaaaattcatgcaAGATCACTTCTTACGATTACTAAATATGAATCAATCATGCGGGAGCCCAAACGATCAAATACCaaagttgatttaattaaaaaaaaaaaaaaaaaaaaaaaaaaaaNAAAAAAACCAGAGTAATCTTTACTAGCAGTCGTCAGAATGTTATTTAGTGGACTGATTattcaattatcaatttgtatTTGAAGCTTAGTACTATTAGTTTGCTGACAACAACTAATCAGATAACGATTTTTAAGCTAATTATATTACTTTTAGATATTTGTTCTCCTAAATAATTCGTAGAATGAGATGTAAAAGAAAGTCAACGGAGGGGGTAGAGACCAGCAAAGTCTTGCTGTAAAATTGCTTAGGTGGCGCCCATTAGTTTCAGCCGTTCGGCACGGCATGAACATGATTCGTCCGTCAACGCTCTTATGTTTAATTTCGatatcatttaaaatcattatCGACACAAGCAATTAAAAGTCAAGTAACTTTCAGTTGATGTCGACAAGGGTTTTGAGTATTATCTGAAAATCCAATCATGTGTTAAGACATTTTGAATGTTTTATGACAAGAAGATTCAATATTCTTTTTAGAGTTTCCATGGATCCCTCTCGATtaccaaagagaagaaggaaagtacaagcttaaatatatatatatatatatttaatgtacTCCAGTAACTCCACAAAAGCTTAGTTTTGGATTCAGAAATCTATAGAATCATTCTTAAGGATGCATATGTAGTTAAAAAGAAAGTAGTGATTCGACTTCATTTTGCTCTATCTTTTGCTGTTGAAATCGTTTGCATTCATCATGTGTTTGTTTCACATATATAGAACAATAACCATCTAGGTTACCAAACCAACACTTATATTAATCGTGTACGCATATTTGAAAACTTGAGTCAACTGATGAGTCTAGATTCTATTCTCAATATATAATGCCTACATAATAAGTCCATATACTTATCCATCAGATTGGCCCTTGATTTTGGTGCGAGTACGAAAGAGAGCTTCGCTGCAATATCAATCTAAATGATCAAAGTCAAGCGTCGACTCTGCATATTTAAACATCGGTAGATAtctataaaactattttaaattcaaaagaagTAGGACTTTTTGGACTCTTACGAGGAAAACAAAGTATGTCTGAAATTTCATTGGTATGCCAATGccactatatataaaattcataaCAGAGACAAAATGTCGCAACATGAACATGACGAGTTTGCTTAACTTTTagtgattataatttatatttttataaagattctCATTGCATAGTCACTCCAAAGTAATCTTTGAACAAGTCTATGGCTTTGCgttcttgaatattttatattgtggCTATGAATGGAGACATTTTATTTGCGGAATTGAGAAAAGATTTATGAATAACGCACATCCTTCACCAATTACAACaattgttattaatttgtggttttacaaaaaaaaaaacaaaaagaggtgGGTGCGTTTTTTGAGAAGGCAAAATGCCTTGGACTGCTCTAACAACTCAAATATGTTTATTACCTAGCGGTCGGAAGAAAAACGCAGtggattatttttatatatattttattattttgattataattaaaaatagtgtATAGTTGTTGTTTTATCTCCCACATATATATGTCTATGATTCTATCTAGGCTATATATTCtccctcttcttttctctcttagatcattgttatataaaaatttgcaatccagttttttatattaaaaacataaaaaaaaacagataagaaaaaaagattaatttgtAATCCAATTTACTTATGTTTAAAgcagaaatatttattttgaagaaaaacatatgtttaaaatatttctgattAACAACtgaaaaatttcatattaacaaTACCGCTGatagttttttcaccaatcaaacatcattgtgtaccgcttattttgcaTAAACCGCACTTGTACCGCAAATACTTTTACCCCGCATGTACCGCAATTGAACCGTACCACACTTTCAAATCATTAGTTTCGCACTACCAAATTCGTcgttaccattcggaccctaTATGTCACACTATTCCAAACTAGAGACATGATCATTAATTAGGTAGGAATTTTATCaagacattatatatatacattttttccATTCATACCAAAATGTTTGTTTATCTTTGGATTTGTAAGGAGTCAATAGTCGCAGCTATAAATTATTGGGTTCTCATCTCATTGCTATCATAATTTATGGTGGACCAAAAAAATACGCCCAATTAAACCAGAGTTAAAAACCATAAGCGATACTGATACTGCGATGGTAATTGAATTAGACCAAAACGTTCGGTTAACTAATAAT
Coding sequences within:
- the LOC104739762 gene encoding F-box protein At1g11270-like; amino-acid sequence: MLKRDRSSVGSERDGSRGLVLKRHRSSLVELVVPHDVVELILERLPVESLVRFKSVSKSWKSTIESHLFQERQFIRRMQSRGPDVLSVFLSFSGTSDVDVPNTVDERIVLGSSVACTFRFPVTGSMICHGSCDGLLCTYCVYTPSVVVNPATGWHQTFPLSNLQKFLADRYDKHDYVYATPRLGFGKDKLKGTYKPVWLYNPSDFGGLDSNVTTTTCEVFDFSTNAWRYVHPASPYRVNNYHYPVYLDGSLHWLTECEEPKVLSFDLHTETFQVISKAPISPERDEPYKVIMCILDNRLCVCERKGLTQVIWSFDDSSSGGNKTWKKLYSLDLTGTLFWFHELNFPLAPIAILDKNKILLQGRDCLEQPMIHDLHANSYELLFGPETSGYPVYYYQSLFSALST
- the LOC104739763 gene encoding uncharacterized protein LOC104739763, whose amino-acid sequence is MSTVTVKVSNLSSGATAGDLDEVFFLAGSIVYIEMQRETQVAFISFRDLQGAQNALGFSGKMIVDSPIIVTMAPDYQALASTMTTVKVSHVSVGATEGDLQNVFFLAGSIMYIEMHRETKVAYITFRDLQGAKEAVNFSGATIVDSSVTVTMAPDYQLSPSLVQMGTVTIQLMCKTQRVGLVIGKGRATIKAILADTGANVTTSPLMPGYQVVTIASFENVQGYSSPVASFICV